From the genome of Candidatus Methylomirabilota bacterium, one region includes:
- a CDS encoding NYN domain-containing protein, with amino-acid sequence MRWLIDGYNVIRNDADLRGREEESLEAGRRALLHLLAQSARTSGDDFVVVFDGARVTGPGPSAGRVQVLFSRPPRTADDELMRLARQQGAGAVVVTSDRKVRDAARRAGAAVVTSEQFLRRASEGPEDPATKIEEDELPRDKRGNPHRLSKEARAARRALRRLRPS; translated from the coding sequence ATGCGCTGGCTCATCGACGGGTACAACGTGATCCGCAACGACGCCGACCTCCGCGGGCGCGAGGAGGAGAGCCTCGAGGCCGGCCGGAGGGCGCTCCTCCACCTGCTCGCCCAGAGCGCCCGGACCTCGGGCGACGACTTCGTCGTCGTTTTCGACGGCGCGCGCGTCACGGGTCCGGGCCCGTCGGCGGGACGCGTCCAGGTGCTCTTCTCGCGGCCCCCGCGGACGGCGGACGACGAGCTGATGCGGCTCGCGCGGCAGCAGGGCGCGGGCGCCGTCGTCGTCACCTCCGACCGCAAGGTCCGGGACGCCGCGCGCCGAGCCGGCGCCGCCGTCGTCACCTCCGAGCAGTTCCTGCGACGGGCGTCCGAAGGTCCGGAGGACCCCGCCACGAAGATCGAGGAGGATGAGCTTCCCCGCGACAAGCGCGGGAACCCTCACAGGCTCTCCAAGGAGGCGCGAGCGGCCCGGCGCGCGCTCCGCCGGCTCCGTCCTTCTTGA